In the Caballeronia sp. M1242 genome, TCGCGGTGGTCACGCAGTACAAGGCGCATTCGCTGTTGCGCCATCTTCAGCGCGGCTGGGGTTTCCTGCGCGGCGAGTTCAACGAATTCATCGACATCTGGCCGGCGCAGCAGCGCGTCGATTCGAGCTGGTATCGCGGCACGGCCGACGCCGTGTTCCAGAACCTCGACATCATCCGGTCGATCGCGCCGGAATTCATCATCGTGCTCGCGGGCGATCACGTCTACAAGATGGACTACACGCGCATGGTGCTCGACCACGTCGAGAGCGGCGCGGACTGCACGGTCGGCTGCATCGAAGTGCCGCGCATGGAAGCGACGGCCTTCGGCGTGATGCACGTGGACGAGAACCGCCGCGTCACCGCTTTCCTGGAGAAGCCCGCCGATCCGCCCGCCATGCCGGGCAAGCCCGACATCGCGCTCGCGAGCATGGGCATCTACGTGTTCAGCGCGAAGTATCTGTATCACCTGCTCGAAGAGAACATCGCCGCGTCGAGCACGGACCACGATTTCGGCAAGGACATCATTCCGCGCGTCGTGACGAGCGGCCGGGCGATCGCGCATCCGTTCGGCATGTCCTGCGTCACGTCCGACAACGATCCGAACGCGCCCGCCTACTGGCGCGATGTCGGCACCGTCGATGCCTACTGGGCCGCGAATCTCGATCTCGCCTCAACCATTCCGCAACTCGATCTCTACGACCGCAAGTGGCCGATCTGGACCAATCAGGAACAGTTGCCGCCCGGCAAGTTCGTGCGCGACCTGAACGGCCAGCAAGGCGCGATCACGAATCTGCTGGTCTGCGGCGGCTGCGTAATCTCCGGCTCGCAGGTGTCGAAGTCGGTGTTTTCGTCGGCGGTGCGCGTGCACTCGTTCTGTAACATCAATGAGGCAGTCTTGTTGCCTCAGGTGACGGTGGGTCCGAGTTGCCGGTTGCAGCGCGTGGTGATCGACCGGGGCTGCACGGTGCCCGAGGGTCTCGTGATCGGCGAGGATCCCGAAGAAGACGCCGCGCGGTTCTTCCGCACCGAGTCGGGCGTCACGCTCGTCACGCGCGATGCCCTCGCGCGGCTCGCCGAGCGCTGATCGCGAGTCCAGGCCGGACCGGGGGCGGGCGCGCCGCTCGCCCGATAACGCAGTCAACCATAATCGACGGGAGCGCCGATGACCGTATGCGTGCTGCATGTCGCAGCAGAGATGTTTCCGCTTCTGAAAACCGGCGGCCTCGCCGATGTGGTCGGCGCGCTGCCGCCGGCGCAATCGCAACTCGGCGCGGACGTGCGCGTCGTGCTGCCCGGCTTTCCGGCCGTGATCGCCGGGCTCTCCGATATCCAGCCGGTGACGAGCCTCGGCGCGGCATTCGGCGCCGGCGACGTGCGCCTCGAACGCGGCGTGTTACAGCCGCACGGCGTCGTGGTCTATGTGGTGCGGGCCGATCAGTTCTATGATCGGCCGGGCAATCCGTATCTGGACGCGTCGCACAAGCCGTACGCCGACAGCGACCGCCGCTTCGCGCTGCTCGGCTGGAGCGCCGCGCGCATCGCGACGGGCGCCGATCCCGC is a window encoding:
- the glgC gene encoding glucose-1-phosphate adenylyltransferase, translated to METPSKNRTDLQKSTLAIVLAGGRGTRLGPLTDKRVKPAVHFGGKYRIIDFALSNCLNSGIRRIAVVTQYKAHSLLRHLQRGWGFLRGEFNEFIDIWPAQQRVDSSWYRGTADAVFQNLDIIRSIAPEFIIVLAGDHVYKMDYTRMVLDHVESGADCTVGCIEVPRMEATAFGVMHVDENRRVTAFLEKPADPPAMPGKPDIALASMGIYVFSAKYLYHLLEENIAASSTDHDFGKDIIPRVVTSGRAIAHPFGMSCVTSDNDPNAPAYWRDVGTVDAYWAANLDLASTIPQLDLYDRKWPIWTNQEQLPPGKFVRDLNGQQGAITNLLVCGGCVISGSQVSKSVFSSAVRVHSFCNINEAVLLPQVTVGPSCRLQRVVIDRGCTVPEGLVIGEDPEEDAARFFRTESGVTLVTRDALARLAER